From Alteromonas australica, one genomic window encodes:
- a CDS encoding CYTH domain-containing protein, which yields MQTEWEFERKFVVSYVPEGLLDTRKSVVIRQGYLATERDKHIRIRDEGGHYTMTVKQGMGLKRRDTRIELNAAQFNDLWPLTQNMRVEKKRYRIDFFGDQLVVDIFVGNLAPLKLVEVEFDSEISSRQFLPPDFADLEVTHRKEFQNVALARYGLPDMVISSGQQVIA from the coding sequence ATGCAAACGGAATGGGAGTTTGAACGCAAATTTGTGGTTTCTTATGTTCCAGAGGGGTTGCTAGATACCCGGAAGTCGGTGGTTATTCGCCAAGGGTATTTAGCGACCGAACGGGATAAACACATTCGAATTCGTGATGAAGGTGGCCATTACACTATGACTGTGAAACAGGGCATGGGGCTTAAACGTCGAGACACACGAATAGAATTAAACGCAGCGCAATTTAATGACCTCTGGCCATTAACTCAAAATATGAGGGTGGAGAAGAAGCGTTATCGAATAGATTTTTTTGGCGATCAATTGGTCGTTGATATTTTTGTTGGCAACCTTGCCCCGCTAAAGCTGGTTGAGGTTGAATTTGACAGTGAAATCAGTAGCCGACAATTCTTGCCGCCAGATTTTGCTGACTTAGAGGTGACCCATCGAAAGGAATTTCAAAACGTGGCTTTGGCGAGATATGGGCTGCCCGACATGGTCATTTCCAGCGGGCAGCAAGTCATTGCGTAA
- a CDS encoding potassium/proton antiporter, giving the protein MFAVDHIILLSAVLAILGVLASKLSPRFGVPVLVLFLGVGMLAGEDGIGRIHFDNADTAHSIGTFALILILFDGGLQTSRKSIMRAWKPAALLATLGVIGTATVTGLAAMYILDLPLYMGLLLGAIVGSTDAAAVFSVLRNAGIAIPAKIKATLELESASNDPMAIFLTVGLITLIQDSTTKPLELLTLFASQMGLGALVGGLVGGIAVWLFRRVTLMAIGLYPVFVMLFGVLAFGLAANVDGSGFLATFITGVVIGNSRFSYQRNTFVFLDGLAWLGQIAMFVILGLLVTPSELFQSWKEGLLIAAVLIFVARPLVVMPLLLLNRFSFNAALLISWVGLRGSVPIILAIFPLIFGLPNAELIFNVVFFIVLISALLQGSSLPFAARKLGLVLEGKPKASNTIEIVKVAKSKRELIEIELPYGSPAVGLTISELSLPEGTIIALVARGEETLIPKGSITLQEDDQVFIVTKLLDKNAVEACFYPEK; this is encoded by the coding sequence ATGTTTGCAGTTGATCACATTATTTTACTGAGCGCGGTACTTGCCATTTTAGGTGTTCTTGCGAGTAAGCTCTCCCCACGCTTTGGCGTACCTGTGCTTGTGCTCTTTTTAGGCGTAGGTATGTTGGCGGGAGAAGATGGTATTGGTCGTATTCACTTTGATAATGCAGACACAGCGCACTCTATCGGAACCTTTGCGTTAATTCTCATCTTATTTGATGGTGGCTTACAAACCTCGCGTAAATCGATAATGCGAGCCTGGAAGCCTGCGGCACTGCTAGCTACATTAGGCGTTATTGGCACAGCCACGGTAACCGGGTTAGCTGCTATGTACATCCTAGATTTGCCCTTGTATATGGGGCTTCTACTAGGTGCCATAGTGGGGTCAACCGATGCTGCGGCGGTGTTTTCGGTACTGCGTAATGCGGGCATCGCTATTCCAGCCAAAATCAAAGCAACATTAGAATTAGAAAGCGCCTCAAACGATCCTATGGCTATCTTTCTTACCGTAGGTTTAATTACCCTAATACAAGATAGCACCACTAAGCCCCTTGAGTTATTAACCTTGTTTGCCAGCCAAATGGGGCTAGGCGCGCTAGTCGGCGGGCTAGTTGGCGGCATTGCTGTGTGGTTGTTTAGGCGAGTGACATTAATGGCCATAGGTTTGTACCCTGTGTTTGTTATGTTGTTTGGGGTACTGGCTTTCGGCCTTGCAGCGAATGTAGACGGCAGTGGTTTTTTGGCCACCTTCATTACGGGCGTGGTCATTGGCAATAGCCGTTTTTCGTACCAACGAAATACGTTTGTGTTTTTAGATGGCTTAGCATGGCTGGGACAAATAGCGATGTTCGTTATTTTAGGGTTGTTGGTAACGCCTTCAGAACTGTTTCAAAGTTGGAAAGAGGGGTTACTCATCGCGGCGGTGCTCATTTTTGTTGCTCGCCCTTTAGTGGTTATGCCACTACTCTTACTCAACCGATTCTCGTTCAATGCCGCGTTGTTAATTTCATGGGTGGGGCTGAGAGGTTCGGTGCCCATTATATTGGCTATTTTTCCGCTCATTTTTGGTTTGCCCAACGCGGAGCTTATTTTCAATGTCGTGTTTTTCATTGTGTTAATTTCGGCATTGCTACAAGGCTCTAGCTTACCCTTTGCTGCCCGTAAATTAGGGTTGGTGCTGGAAGGTAAACCGAAAGCGTCCAATACCATTGAGATTGTTAAAGTGGCAAAAAGTAAGCGGGAACTCATCGAAATTGAACTGCCTTATGGTTCTCCGGCTGTGGGGTTAACAATTAGCGAGTTATCTTTACCTGAGGGCACGATTATCGCGTTAGTAGCGCGAGGCGAAGAAACCTTAATTCCTAAAGGTAGCATTACACTTCAAGAAGACGATCAAGTGTTTATTGTCACTAAGCTGTTGGATAAAAACGCCGTAGAGGCGTGCTTTTACCCCGAAAAATAG
- the metK gene encoding methionine adenosyltransferase, which produces MATHLFTSESVSEGHPDKIADQISDAVLDAILEQDPRARVACETYVKTGMVLVGGEVTTSAWVDIEELTRKTVKEIGYTHSDMGFDADSCAVLNAIGKQSPDINQGVDRASLEEQGAGDQGLMFGYASDETDVLMPAPITYSHRLVQKQAEVRKSGKLDWLRPDAKSQITFKYENHKPVGIDAVVLSTQHCDSVSTETVREAVMEEIIKPVLPSEWIDASTRFHINPTGRFVIGGPMGDCGLTGRKIIVDTYGGMARHGGGAFSGKDPSKVDRSAAYAGRYVAKNIVAAGLAKRCEIQVSYAIGVAEPTSISIDTFGTGVVDEKTLVALVREHFDLRPYGLIQMLDLERPIYRPTAAYGHFGRDEFPWEATDKADALRASV; this is translated from the coding sequence ATGGCCACGCATTTATTCACATCCGAGTCAGTGTCTGAAGGACATCCGGACAAAATTGCTGATCAGATTTCAGATGCCGTTCTTGACGCAATTCTAGAGCAAGATCCTCGCGCTCGGGTGGCCTGCGAAACGTATGTAAAAACCGGTATGGTTTTAGTCGGTGGTGAAGTCACTACCTCAGCGTGGGTAGACATTGAAGAGCTAACCCGTAAAACAGTAAAAGAAATTGGCTACACGCACTCTGACATGGGCTTTGATGCCGACTCATGTGCGGTACTGAATGCTATTGGCAAACAGTCACCTGACATTAACCAAGGTGTTGATCGCGCAAGCCTAGAAGAACAGGGCGCCGGTGATCAGGGTTTAATGTTCGGATACGCCAGTGACGAAACTGACGTATTAATGCCAGCGCCGATTACGTACTCTCACCGTCTTGTGCAAAAGCAAGCTGAAGTGCGTAAATCAGGAAAACTTGACTGGCTGCGTCCCGATGCGAAAAGCCAAATTACCTTTAAATATGAGAACCACAAGCCAGTAGGCATTGATGCCGTTGTACTTTCAACCCAGCATTGTGATTCTGTGAGCACGGAAACGGTTCGCGAAGCGGTAATGGAAGAAATCATCAAGCCTGTACTACCAAGCGAGTGGATTGACGCCAGCACCCGCTTCCACATCAACCCCACTGGCCGCTTTGTTATTGGCGGCCCCATGGGCGATTGTGGTTTAACCGGTCGTAAAATCATTGTAGATACCTACGGCGGTATGGCCCGTCATGGTGGTGGTGCATTCTCAGGTAAAGATCCCTCAAAAGTTGACCGCAGTGCAGCCTACGCGGGCCGTTACGTAGCGAAGAACATTGTTGCAGCAGGTTTGGCTAAGCGCTGTGAAATTCAAGTGTCTTATGCCATTGGTGTGGCAGAGCCAACGTCTATCAGTATCGATACCTTCGGCACAGGTGTGGTTGATGAGAAAACACTAGTGGCCCTTGTACGTGAACACTTTGACCTGCGCCCTTACGGCCTTATTCAAATGCTAGATTTAGAGCGCCCTATTTATCGCCCCACAGCGGCATACGGCCACTTTGGTCGCGATGAATTCCCATGGGAAGCTACAGATAAAGCAGACGCGCTACGCGCGTCTGTATAA
- a CDS encoding ATP-binding protein, producing MRAPPLRKLLLKSMLPRLASVILIISILLLGITLYFVRLQVSDVQKQSLEGLQQDLSFIVSDTTRQLSDLAANDILINSLVDIEQRDSYLPMFFRSLNLTQANNVSFALYDFSGKKLIDKNFDGTLPNNLQNAWQQETLGASQAYSSISRYGVLISVPVLLGGVAEGALVMYVDSLQALLAPYPRLTNQIVTDNTGTILFSSDTEKFVPSSLFTDVDVENFVVEMVPWENLSLYSIKPSSEAYRSLYSLAIVLCVMIIGILLVGLHIVRTTGLLAENTLSNLYTDIENRINTKQGQPRTSSTLEARELVNIREAFDKLLWDLTEVSVSNEQFSNVIDSMGDMLVVVDTANAVILSNRRFEAFCADQYGEVEGTVKFVVNKLNNKSSDELKHFSIQDGHEKQIRWGKTALKDANENVRGSIFVGLDITTQRSLESHVQILNHAMDEATVSIVISDVRRTGQPIIYTNHAFSELTGYSREEIIGKNCRLMQGEETEQKNIAALRQAIIDNRPIETTILNYRKDGSTFFNRLILTPVKIDGVVTHYIGFQQDVTQQRQAELYLQEAKQKAEESARLKSGFLASMSHEIRTPIHGISGVLQLMSDSPLSDEQKHYLSLAKFSIQGLLHIVNDILDFSKIEAGQLQIEAQPFDILEELESIQSQFAILCQEKGLALHFHFNLQGYHVVIGDAVRFRQILSNLIGNAVKFTQNGAIDVTTSIESVPDGNLRLVCNVQDTGIGIADEKQSGIFNVFTQEDISTTRQFGGTGLGLSISKQLCELMQGSINVESTKGEGSTFTFNILLQEGDDSLLLPAHDTRAFKPTKGSKRKILIVEDNDINQIIVKQHLSHHTTLSAKSGIEALQALVKMKVTFDVILMDCQMPDMDGFEATRRIRAGDAGERYVDIPIIALTANAMKGDREVCEEAGMNDYLSKPFDAKDLLDKVQYWAERSKEALDSQ from the coding sequence ATGCGCGCACCACCACTTAGAAAACTTCTTCTTAAAAGTATGCTGCCAAGGTTGGCTAGCGTAATTCTAATCATTTCAATATTGCTTTTAGGGATAACCCTTTACTTTGTACGCCTTCAAGTTTCAGACGTACAAAAGCAGTCATTAGAAGGTTTGCAACAAGATTTATCTTTTATCGTTAGCGATACCACACGCCAACTTTCTGATCTCGCGGCTAACGACATTCTCATTAATTCCCTTGTGGATATTGAGCAAAGAGATAGCTATCTCCCCATGTTTTTCCGTTCACTAAACTTAACGCAAGCGAATAATGTCAGCTTTGCTCTTTACGATTTTTCAGGTAAAAAGTTAATCGACAAAAACTTCGATGGCACACTTCCGAATAACTTGCAAAATGCCTGGCAACAGGAAACCTTAGGGGCATCTCAAGCCTACTCTTCAATCAGCCGTTATGGCGTATTAATATCTGTCCCCGTATTGCTCGGTGGTGTAGCCGAGGGTGCCTTAGTGATGTATGTGGATAGCCTGCAGGCGTTACTTGCACCCTACCCCCGCCTAACCAACCAGATAGTCACCGACAACACAGGTACCATTTTATTTAGTAGCGACACCGAGAAGTTTGTTCCCTCTTCACTATTTACTGACGTAGATGTAGAGAATTTTGTGGTTGAAATGGTGCCTTGGGAAAATTTGAGCTTGTACAGCATTAAGCCATCCTCGGAAGCTTACAGAAGCCTGTACTCTTTAGCCATTGTGTTATGTGTCATGATTATTGGCATTCTTTTAGTAGGCCTACATATAGTGCGTACCACGGGGCTACTTGCAGAAAACACGTTATCGAATTTATACACTGATATCGAAAACCGAATTAATACTAAGCAGGGCCAACCTCGTACTAGCAGTACGCTTGAAGCCAGAGAACTGGTCAATATTCGTGAAGCTTTCGATAAACTGCTTTGGGACTTAACTGAAGTGTCTGTGTCTAACGAACAGTTTTCGAATGTCATCGATTCTATGGGCGATATGCTTGTCGTGGTAGATACAGCCAATGCTGTTATTTTGAGTAACCGTCGATTTGAGGCGTTTTGCGCCGATCAATACGGTGAAGTAGAAGGCACTGTTAAGTTTGTTGTGAATAAACTTAACAATAAATCTAGCGACGAATTAAAGCATTTTTCTATTCAGGACGGCCATGAAAAGCAAATTCGTTGGGGTAAAACAGCACTGAAAGACGCGAATGAAAATGTAAGAGGCAGCATTTTTGTCGGCCTTGATATCACTACTCAACGCTCATTAGAAAGCCACGTTCAAATACTCAACCATGCTATGGATGAAGCAACGGTATCCATCGTTATTTCTGATGTACGACGAACCGGCCAACCTATCATCTATACCAATCACGCTTTTTCCGAGCTTACAGGCTATTCAAGAGAAGAAATTATAGGTAAAAACTGTCGATTAATGCAGGGTGAAGAAACCGAACAAAAAAATATTGCCGCGTTGCGACAAGCCATTATTGACAATAGACCCATCGAAACCACCATATTAAACTATAGAAAAGACGGCTCTACCTTTTTTAACCGTTTAATCCTTACCCCGGTAAAAATTGACGGAGTAGTAACCCATTACATCGGGTTCCAGCAAGACGTTACCCAACAACGACAAGCAGAACTATACCTGCAAGAAGCCAAACAAAAAGCCGAAGAATCTGCCCGCTTAAAATCGGGGTTCTTAGCTAGCATGAGCCACGAAATTAGAACACCTATACACGGTATATCTGGCGTATTACAGCTAATGTCAGATTCCCCGCTTTCCGATGAACAAAAGCATTATTTGTCGCTGGCTAAGTTTAGTATTCAAGGTTTACTGCATATAGTAAACGACATTCTAGATTTCTCGAAAATTGAGGCTGGGCAATTACAAATTGAAGCCCAACCCTTCGACATACTGGAAGAATTAGAAAGTATACAGTCACAGTTTGCTATTTTGTGTCAGGAAAAAGGCTTAGCGCTTCACTTCCACTTTAATTTGCAGGGCTATCACGTTGTTATTGGTGATGCCGTGCGGTTTAGGCAAATTCTGTCTAACTTAATAGGCAATGCTGTGAAATTCACGCAAAATGGTGCCATTGATGTTACCACCAGCATAGAAAGCGTGCCTGACGGTAATTTACGGCTAGTGTGTAATGTACAGGATACTGGTATCGGCATAGCCGATGAAAAACAATCTGGCATTTTCAATGTTTTCACTCAGGAAGACATTTCTACCACCCGCCAATTTGGTGGTACCGGCCTAGGTTTATCCATTAGTAAACAATTGTGTGAGCTTATGCAAGGCAGCATAAATGTTGAAAGTACGAAAGGTGAAGGCAGTACCTTCACCTTTAATATACTTCTTCAAGAGGGCGATGATAGCTTGCTGCTTCCTGCACACGACACTCGTGCATTTAAGCCTACCAAAGGTAGTAAACGGAAAATTTTGATTGTAGAAGATAACGATATTAACCAAATCATCGTTAAACAACACCTTAGCCACCATACTACATTGAGCGCCAAATCAGGCATAGAAGCGCTGCAAGCGTTAGTTAAAATGAAGGTGACCTTTGATGTTATTTTAATGGATTGTCAAATGCCAGATATGGACGGCTTTGAAGCCACTCGTCGAATTCGTGCAGGCGACGCCGGAGAACGATATGTGGATATTCCTATTATCGCATTGACGGCAAATGCAATGAAAGGCGACAGGGAAGTGTGTGAAGAAGCCGGCATGAACGACTACCTCAGCAAGCCCTTTGATGCCAAAGATCTTCTCGACAAAGTGCAATATTGGGCGGAGCGTAGTAAGGAAGCTTTAGATAGCCAATAG
- a CDS encoding AraC family transcriptional regulator: MPISTKAPFSSSDIQCLAALACEFLLAQGKSHLNGVIKTPVDGVRLFRDPTGCKKQPLLYQSGIIIMLKGSKRLYIDSREIVYKKGDYLVLGVPLPAECAAFTDDDDCILGLVVDVPPSLLVELTQLTPREASSARPTFTVSQQSLDTTIADATHRLLAAFTNKNKALALGASYVREIIYHVLNGPAGYVLSGLTENGHYARVAKALHIIHEKYATSLNVEQIARDVNMSPSGFHRVFREVVLDTPIQYIKKVRLAKARERINGGERVSEAAEAVGYKSVSQFSREFKRYYQFTPLQDKSSEIA, translated from the coding sequence TTGCCTATTTCTACAAAAGCCCCGTTTTCGTCATCAGATATACAGTGTCTTGCTGCGTTAGCCTGCGAGTTCTTATTGGCGCAAGGGAAGTCTCATCTCAATGGAGTAATAAAAACCCCCGTTGATGGCGTACGACTATTTAGAGATCCCACAGGATGTAAAAAGCAGCCGTTACTATACCAGTCAGGCATTATCATCATGCTTAAAGGTAGCAAACGACTGTACATAGATAGTAGGGAAATTGTCTATAAAAAAGGCGACTATTTGGTTCTAGGTGTCCCTTTGCCTGCAGAATGCGCAGCCTTCACCGATGATGACGACTGTATATTGGGGCTAGTGGTAGATGTTCCCCCCTCGTTACTGGTTGAATTAACACAGTTAACACCACGAGAGGCGTCTTCAGCGCGCCCCACATTTACGGTGAGTCAGCAATCGTTAGACACGACCATTGCTGATGCAACCCACCGCTTATTAGCGGCATTTACCAATAAAAATAAAGCGTTAGCCCTAGGTGCAAGTTATGTTCGTGAAATTATTTACCATGTTCTTAATGGCCCAGCAGGTTACGTACTGAGTGGGCTAACCGAAAATGGCCATTACGCCCGTGTAGCCAAAGCCCTTCACATTATTCACGAAAAGTATGCAACGTCGTTAAATGTAGAGCAAATTGCCCGTGACGTTAACATGAGCCCATCAGGCTTTCATCGCGTGTTTCGTGAGGTGGTACTAGACACCCCAATTCAATACATAAAAAAGGTACGTTTAGCAAAAGCAAGAGAACGCATTAATGGCGGGGAGCGTGTGAGTGAGGCAGCTGAAGCAGTCGGTTATAAAAGCGTTTCTCAATTTTCTCGTGAATTTAAGCGCTATTATCAGTTTACGCCGTTACAAGATAAATCCTCTGAAATAGCGTAA
- a CDS encoding ABC transporter substrate-binding protein → MSLRKFFVFIFLCFTSLSLTAAEGDAPLYVGIDADFSAVAIEGGFAIKHGAEIAAEEINQSGGILGRTLKIVSLDHRGNPARGIYNLQQFSQNPDLLAVMGGVHTPVALAELPFIHEQNLLFLIPWAAGTPLIDNGYTPNNVFRVSVRDEQAGQVLISHAKKVNATRIALVLERTGWGRSNEASLTQAAKAQNINIAATHWVNWQQKSFSDEAEKIKAADVDAVILVTNAPEGAVVVNALHQSKLAALPIISHWGIASGNFAERLNILPSQLNLAILQTFHFHYQNNIKSQRLLSAYFQQHGLLAPEAIPASVGMAHAYDLIHLLAIAAEKAGVVDTDKLRAALENIDNYNGAVKLYAPAFSKNQHDALMAKDYFMTTMNDKGHLVLLEQR, encoded by the coding sequence ATGTCTTTACGCAAATTTTTCGTGTTTATTTTTCTTTGTTTTACTTCACTTTCGCTAACGGCAGCAGAAGGTGATGCACCGCTGTACGTAGGTATTGATGCCGACTTCTCGGCGGTAGCCATTGAAGGGGGTTTTGCCATTAAGCATGGTGCCGAAATTGCTGCAGAAGAGATTAATCAATCGGGGGGGATTCTAGGGCGTACGTTAAAAATTGTTTCCTTAGATCATCGTGGCAACCCCGCCCGAGGTATTTATAATCTTCAGCAGTTTTCCCAAAATCCGGATTTATTAGCAGTCATGGGCGGGGTGCATACGCCAGTCGCCTTAGCTGAATTACCCTTTATACATGAACAAAACCTGCTGTTTTTAATCCCATGGGCTGCGGGCACACCGCTCATTGACAACGGATATACCCCTAACAACGTTTTTCGAGTGTCGGTCAGAGATGAACAGGCGGGGCAAGTATTAATTTCACATGCCAAGAAAGTAAACGCCACCCGCATTGCACTTGTTCTTGAACGTACGGGCTGGGGGCGCTCGAACGAAGCTTCACTAACCCAAGCGGCGAAAGCACAAAATATTAATATTGCGGCTACTCATTGGGTTAATTGGCAACAAAAGTCTTTTAGTGACGAAGCAGAAAAAATTAAAGCGGCTGATGTCGATGCCGTTATCTTAGTTACAAACGCGCCGGAAGGCGCAGTGGTTGTAAATGCATTGCATCAAAGCAAACTTGCTGCATTGCCGATAATATCCCATTGGGGTATTGCATCAGGGAACTTTGCAGAAAGGTTAAATATTCTCCCTTCGCAGCTTAACCTTGCTATATTACAGACGTTTCACTTTCATTATCAAAATAATATAAAGTCGCAACGTTTACTGAGCGCCTACTTTCAGCAGCATGGTTTACTAGCCCCTGAGGCTATTCCAGCCTCTGTAGGCATGGCGCATGCGTACGACCTCATTCATTTGCTTGCCATAGCCGCTGAAAAGGCAGGCGTGGTTGATACCGATAAACTGCGCGCGGCGCTAGAAAACATAGATAACTATAACGGTGCAGTAAAACTATATGCCCCCGCATTTAGTAAAAACCAGCATGATGCATTAATGGCGAAGGATTATTTTATGACGACGATGAATGACAAAGGCCATTTGGTATTGCTGGAACAGCGATAA
- a CDS encoding 3'-5' exonuclease, whose protein sequence is MRNTYPPSIIDVEASGFGAKSYPIEIGVVRHDGAKWCKLIRPFDHWMHWDEEAEALHGITREMLNNHGLSPIRVCHELNHFLSNTQVYSDGWVVDNPWLIKLYAASGVEMSFTCRALDYVLNETQMEYWHQVKSDIEDHTKDSRHRASTDALIIQKTFVKTKQIA, encoded by the coding sequence TTGCGAAATACGTATCCTCCTTCCATTATAGATGTGGAAGCTAGCGGGTTTGGGGCCAAGAGTTACCCCATTGAAATTGGTGTTGTGCGCCATGATGGTGCAAAGTGGTGCAAATTAATCAGGCCTTTCGATCACTGGATGCATTGGGATGAAGAAGCCGAAGCCTTACATGGCATAACCCGCGAAATGCTAAACAACCATGGTTTAAGCCCTATTCGTGTGTGCCATGAGCTCAATCATTTTCTTAGCAATACACAGGTATATAGTGATGGGTGGGTGGTAGATAACCCCTGGCTTATCAAATTGTACGCAGCATCTGGCGTGGAAATGAGCTTTACTTGTCGCGCTTTAGATTACGTATTGAATGAAACGCAGATGGAGTATTGGCACCAAGTTAAGTCTGATATTGAAGATCATACAAAGGACTCTCGCCATCGAGCCAGTACAGATGCACTTATTATTCAAAAGACATTTGTGAAAACGAAGCAAATAGCCTAA
- a CDS encoding iron-containing alcohol dehydrogenase, giving the protein MKFSFSNPTKIQFGQGQIASINTLIPKEQRVLVLYGGGSIKKNGVYDQVESALDGYTWEAFGGVEPNPTVETLDKAVEQVKASNIDFILAVGGGSVIDGAKYVAASAKYEGEGWDILTGAHTVDDALPIGAILTLPATGSESNGGSVISKKATKQKLPFMSPLVYPKFAVLDPDVIKSLPQRQVVNGLVDAFVHVCEQYLTYPQNAPVQDGYAETLLKTLIALGKEVDNPDDAWRANLMWSANQALNGLIGSGVVHDWATHMIGHELTALYGVDHARSLAIVQPSLLRVQIDTKKDKLAQMGKNVFGLAPSDDIAEKTIDAIESFYQSLSVATTLTEHEGDQQSAIDAIIAQLEKHKMVALGEHQAITPEVSKEILSLAVAK; this is encoded by the coding sequence GTGAAATTTTCATTTAGTAACCCAACAAAAATTCAGTTTGGCCAAGGCCAAATAGCCTCAATAAATACACTTATTCCTAAAGAACAGCGAGTGCTAGTGCTTTATGGCGGCGGTTCTATCAAGAAAAATGGTGTATATGACCAAGTAGAAAGCGCCCTTGATGGCTATACATGGGAAGCCTTTGGCGGCGTAGAGCCAAACCCAACAGTGGAAACTCTGGACAAAGCCGTTGAACAAGTCAAAGCATCGAACATCGACTTTATTCTTGCCGTAGGTGGCGGGAGTGTTATCGATGGTGCTAAATATGTCGCCGCGAGTGCGAAATACGAAGGTGAAGGTTGGGACATTCTTACCGGTGCCCATACTGTAGATGACGCGTTGCCTATTGGCGCTATATTAACCCTACCGGCGACGGGTTCTGAGTCTAACGGTGGCTCGGTTATCAGCAAGAAAGCCACGAAGCAAAAACTGCCCTTTATGTCGCCTTTGGTGTATCCGAAGTTTGCTGTACTAGACCCTGACGTTATCAAAAGCTTGCCTCAGCGCCAAGTGGTCAACGGCTTGGTTGATGCGTTTGTGCACGTATGTGAGCAGTACCTCACCTATCCACAAAATGCGCCCGTACAAGATGGCTACGCAGAAACCTTACTTAAAACGCTTATTGCGCTGGGTAAAGAGGTAGATAATCCAGATGACGCGTGGCGCGCCAACTTAATGTGGTCAGCAAACCAAGCATTAAACGGGCTAATTGGCTCTGGCGTTGTGCACGATTGGGCAACCCATATGATTGGTCATGAGTTAACGGCCTTATATGGTGTGGATCATGCGCGATCACTGGCCATTGTTCAGCCTTCACTGCTTCGTGTTCAAATTGATACGAAGAAAGACAAATTAGCGCAAATGGGTAAAAACGTATTTGGCCTAGCACCATCGGACGATATTGCTGAAAAAACCATCGATGCCATTGAGTCTTTTTACCAAAGCTTATCGGTGGCCACTACGCTAACCGAACACGAGGGCGATCAGCAATCGGCAATCGACGCCATTATTGCGCAACTTGAAAAGCATAAAATGGTGGCGTTGGGTGAGCATCAAGCGATTACGCCTGAAGTCAGCAAAGAGATACTTTCTCTGGCGGTGGCCAAGTAA